The proteins below come from a single Zhouia spongiae genomic window:
- a CDS encoding TlpA family protein disulfide reductase has protein sequence MKNNITIICALLIFTLVSCANEAPAKDFVILTGKVINVKEGIRISGGKLRNHNLNIQEDGTFIDTLRIDEGMYTLTNDRRNRIQLYLNPGKNLNVEFDANNFNETLLFSGEGKVENDYLFDKQELVSKETKGGNMYLMEEVEFKTKQNQLKDAKLKLLENTQGLAGTFKNNEIKNIRYEYLEPLSNYERYHAYYSENKDFKVSEGFLDEMTDIDYQNTEDYFFSKAYQNLLQFHYRNKSQENSEEQPYDLAYLSTLAKIKNEVVRNELLYKEARSGITYTNDLEVYYKTFSDAVTNVSYKEEVDKIYQKLQTLAEGKPSPTFNNYENYKGGTTSLKDLRGKYVYIDVWATWCGPCIKEIPFLKKIEKDYHNENIEFVSISVDKQSDRDKWRTMVDKEELEGVQLLADNDFKSDFVQDYLINGIPRFILLDTEGNIIKSNAPRPSNPELTKLFDDLLNKG, from the coding sequence ATGAAAAATAATATCACTATTATATGTGCATTGCTAATCTTTACTCTTGTTTCTTGTGCCAATGAAGCACCAGCCAAAGATTTTGTGATCCTTACCGGAAAGGTTATTAATGTCAAAGAAGGAATTAGAATTTCGGGAGGTAAACTTCGTAATCATAACCTAAACATTCAGGAGGACGGAACTTTTATTGATACCCTACGAATAGATGAGGGAATGTATACATTAACCAACGATCGTAGAAACAGAATTCAGTTGTACCTTAATCCGGGAAAAAATCTTAATGTCGAATTCGATGCAAATAATTTTAATGAGACCTTATTGTTTTCCGGTGAAGGTAAAGTTGAGAACGACTACTTATTCGATAAACAAGAACTTGTAAGTAAGGAAACAAAAGGGGGCAATATGTACCTGATGGAAGAAGTTGAATTTAAAACCAAACAAAACCAATTAAAAGATGCTAAATTAAAGTTGTTGGAAAACACTCAGGGCTTAGCAGGGACATTCAAAAATAATGAAATCAAAAATATTCGCTATGAATATCTTGAGCCACTAAGTAATTACGAACGATATCATGCTTACTATTCAGAAAATAAAGATTTTAAAGTCTCTGAAGGCTTTTTAGACGAAATGACAGATATCGATTATCAGAATACTGAAGACTATTTCTTCTCTAAAGCCTACCAAAACCTCCTTCAGTTCCATTATCGAAATAAATCTCAAGAGAATTCGGAAGAGCAGCCATACGATTTAGCTTATTTGAGTACGTTAGCTAAAATAAAAAATGAAGTTGTTAGAAATGAACTGCTCTACAAGGAAGCTAGAAGTGGAATCACCTATACCAACGATCTTGAAGTCTATTACAAAACATTTTCTGATGCAGTAACCAATGTTAGTTATAAAGAAGAAGTAGATAAAATATACCAAAAACTTCAGACATTAGCAGAAGGAAAGCCTTCGCCTACCTTTAATAATTATGAAAACTATAAGGGAGGAACTACTTCTTTGAAAGATTTAAGAGGAAAGTATGTATATATAGATGTTTGGGCAACCTGGTGTGGTCCATGTATAAAAGAGATCCCATTCTTAAAGAAAATAGAAAAAGATTATCACAATGAAAACATAGAGTTTGTTAGTATTTCTGTAGACAAACAATCTGATAGAGACAAATGGAGAACGATGGTAGATAAAGAAGAATTGGAGGGAGTACAGCTTCTGGCTGATAATGACTTTAAATCAGACTTTGTTCAGGATTACCTGATTAATGGTATTCCCAGGTTTATATTGCTTGATACTGAAGGAAATATTATTAAGTCTAATGCTCCAAGACCTTCTAACCCTGAACTGACGAAGTTATTTGATGACCTGTTAAATAAAGGGTGA
- a CDS encoding DUF4465 domain-containing protein has product MKLNKVNKAILGGALCYGMLMISCTDELDVKIPYPQDITFNEINLERFSYNIPDTPYKVGDAETGVITVNVSKNQNEGFSGFAVSNKNWRSYPWSLSPDFSPSAGLTAQDRQTAIDSTIFSVFTNQPNRTENYLVGNTKGNNAFITLDKPSMVEHVLVANTTYNYLLAAYGSVYSGTYNEESQSYMIDGDPVRNIQNPNTATSMYGRFHLPGPGNTDLMRLKGHEVLEKRKAGSAAAEITRNNGGTQSEIQADSLAAYNNLSTGYVKLIIEGYNNETVTGNVAFYLAVQPGVHPQNPDFDYVAADWYKVDLTELGIVDKLLFKMESSYVNEVTGEMVVPPYFCLDGIRLSK; this is encoded by the coding sequence ATGAAGTTAAATAAAGTCAATAAAGCAATATTAGGAGGCGCTTTATGCTACGGGATGTTAATGATTTCCTGTACTGATGAGTTAGACGTGAAGATTCCCTATCCTCAGGATATAACTTTTAATGAGATAAATCTTGAACGTTTTTCATATAATATTCCTGATACACCATATAAGGTGGGCGATGCCGAGACTGGAGTCATTACCGTTAATGTCTCTAAAAATCAAAATGAAGGATTTTCAGGTTTTGCTGTTTCAAATAAAAACTGGCGCTCCTATCCGTGGAGCCTTAGCCCCGATTTTTCACCATCAGCCGGATTAACAGCGCAAGACCGTCAAACAGCAATAGATTCAACCATTTTTAGTGTCTTTACTAATCAACCTAATCGAACTGAAAATTATTTGGTGGGAAATACGAAAGGTAATAACGCCTTTATCACATTAGATAAACCATCCATGGTAGAACATGTGTTGGTAGCAAATACTACCTATAATTATTTGTTAGCGGCCTATGGTTCTGTATATTCTGGGACTTATAATGAGGAAAGTCAATCATATATGATAGATGGCGATCCGGTTAGAAATATACAAAACCCAAATACAGCAACTTCTATGTACGGCAGGTTCCACTTACCGGGACCTGGTAATACCGATCTTATGCGTCTCAAAGGGCATGAAGTATTAGAAAAAAGAAAAGCAGGATCAGCAGCAGCAGAAATAACTCGTAATAATGGAGGAACACAGAGCGAAATACAAGCAGATTCTCTTGCGGCCTATAATAATCTGTCAACAGGATATGTGAAACTAATAATAGAAGGATATAATAATGAAACCGTTACTGGTAATGTAGCGTTTTATTTGGCTGTACAACCGGGAGTCCATCCTCAAAATCCCGATTTTGACTATGTAGCTGCAGATTGGTATAAGGTAGACTTAACTGAACTGGGAATTGTTGATAAGCTTTTGTTCAAAATGGAATCTTCATATGTAAATGAAGTAACAGGCGAGATGGTGGTACCACCTTATTTTTGTCTGGATGGTATAAGACTCAGTAAGTAA
- a CDS encoding fibronectin type III domain-containing protein yields MSIRLWYGLAGIVLFLLSCSTSDEYQEPSLSEITVEVISGNPYESKIKWTRPGGDTDQHIVYKVYLNEALVAENINEHTFTFDELKGLTEYQGKVVAVNADGISTSAEYNFLTGEKTYEGNVELNDQGQVEEFAESGYNVIKGSLILKSTAGISDLSALNTLNQVKGDLLIINTNLQNLSGLENLTLDSEEARLAILNNDRLTDIEALSNITDLGILSVSGNELLQNLNGLNQLHTVKSELSLSVNPALINIEALNRLTYAHKVNIVANNTLSDLDGLDNLQEVNSFVIKSNGSLSNLEGLKNLKHCELYFTVEDNQKLTSLNGLSSLASTGALKIINNPSLENIADLTELKSVDYLIAINHNLSLNSLNGLQNAVFTNSLTNKELYINNNPKLIDLEALSAQTFERGTIKISNNTGLVNFCGLKKLLSEIKYKEFDENNFIINNGYNPDINQILNNNCAL; encoded by the coding sequence ATGTCTATACGTTTGTGGTACGGCTTGGCCGGAATAGTATTATTTTTGTTATCGTGTTCTACATCAGATGAATATCAGGAACCTTCACTGTCAGAGATAACCGTAGAAGTTATTTCAGGAAACCCTTATGAGAGTAAGATAAAATGGACCCGCCCTGGAGGTGATACAGATCAGCATATTGTTTACAAGGTGTATTTAAATGAAGCGTTGGTTGCAGAAAATATAAATGAGCATACATTTACATTTGATGAGTTAAAAGGGTTAACCGAATACCAGGGGAAGGTGGTTGCAGTTAATGCTGACGGGATATCCACATCTGCTGAATACAACTTTCTTACCGGAGAAAAAACATATGAGGGCAATGTAGAACTCAATGATCAGGGACAGGTTGAAGAATTCGCAGAGAGCGGGTATAATGTTATTAAAGGGAGTTTAATACTCAAGTCTACTGCTGGAATATCAGACCTCTCGGCATTAAATACCCTGAATCAGGTAAAAGGAGATTTATTAATAATTAATACGAATCTTCAGAATTTGAGCGGACTTGAAAATTTGACACTCGACTCAGAAGAAGCCAGATTGGCCATCCTGAATAATGACCGGTTAACAGACATAGAAGCATTATCAAATATAACCGATTTGGGGATCCTTTCGGTTTCAGGAAATGAATTGTTGCAAAACCTGAATGGACTAAACCAACTTCATACAGTAAAAAGTGAATTATCTTTAAGTGTAAACCCGGCTTTAATAAATATAGAGGCATTAAATCGTTTGACATATGCACACAAAGTGAATATTGTAGCCAACAATACATTATCCGATCTTGATGGTTTAGATAATTTACAAGAGGTAAACTCTTTTGTGATAAAAAGTAACGGTTCATTGTCAAATCTCGAGGGCTTGAAAAATCTGAAACATTGTGAGCTGTATTTTACCGTTGAAGATAACCAGAAACTCACGAGCCTCAACGGCCTATCGAGCTTAGCCAGTACAGGAGCATTAAAAATAATAAATAATCCGTCTTTAGAAAATATAGCAGATCTTACAGAATTAAAGTCTGTAGACTATTTGATAGCTATAAACCATAACCTAAGCCTGAACTCTTTAAATGGTCTTCAGAATGCGGTATTTACAAATAGTCTGACAAATAAGGAGCTGTATATTAACAATAATCCTAAACTTATAGACCTGGAAGCTTTGTCTGCTCAGACTTTTGAACGAGGTACTATAAAAATTTCAAACAATACTGGACTTGTTAATTTCTGTGGATTAAAAAAATTATTAAGTGAAATAAAATATAAAGAATTTGACGAGAATAATTTTATAATCAATAACGGATACAACCCTGATATCAATCAAATATTGAATAATAATTGCGCTCTGTAA
- a CDS encoding RagB/SusD family nutrient uptake outer membrane protein — protein MKNINYILFGILGFIALTLNSCDSILDKQPDYSLTEENSITDFSKAEAAVRGIYASFQNDSWSGALYMSLASKSGFVNWSELDYNMEYSQQNMPGSPTSIWGNFYKSLNAANFAINGISDLSAVAVPSEEERKALIGEARCLRAWININILWNYGHWWAPDDDEYGLLYRDEVVNLSNVEQKRLSVGESYQKIYEDLDYAIQHLNSFHSPRFVSKEFAKALKAKTLLYRAGYLNDKPEMEIALKLVNEVLDQMPSGLNLESDMNQMYQQAWDSSENLFVKYLEDNGSRYSSGGHSYSYALVYEGDRLPLATGATLTAGLNYGLDWFKNDPRWDIATGEVRAPETWDDTYRWTWKKLTRLGRYGGQQATPPDEMYATYYFRAAELFIIKSELLARLGKSSVEAIAPINQLRSMRSVPTLEALNPTSDSELMDMIFKEYFLELFLENGSEFFASVRFHNNGKPWVETIKEGKSLNENRMCWPIPNEEMINNTLMTQNPDLQ, from the coding sequence ATGAAAAATATAAATTATATACTTTTTGGAATATTAGGATTCATTGCTTTAACACTTAATTCATGCGATAGCATTTTAGATAAACAACCTGATTATTCCTTAACTGAAGAAAATTCCATAACAGATTTCTCTAAAGCAGAAGCTGCTGTTCGTGGTATCTATGCAAGTTTTCAAAATGATAGTTGGTCCGGGGCTTTATACATGTCTTTAGCTTCAAAATCAGGTTTTGTCAATTGGAGTGAGTTGGATTATAACATGGAATATTCCCAGCAAAACATGCCGGGATCGCCAACCTCTATCTGGGGAAACTTTTACAAGAGTCTAAATGCGGCAAACTTTGCTATTAACGGAATTTCAGATCTTTCAGCGGTAGCTGTTCCTAGTGAAGAAGAACGAAAAGCACTTATTGGTGAGGCTCGATGCTTGAGAGCTTGGATAAATATAAACATCCTGTGGAATTATGGCCATTGGTGGGCACCGGACGATGATGAATACGGGTTGTTGTATAGAGATGAGGTGGTAAACCTTTCTAATGTAGAACAAAAACGTCTTAGCGTTGGAGAGAGCTATCAAAAAATATATGAAGATCTTGATTATGCAATTCAACATTTAAATAGCTTTCATTCTCCAAGATTTGTGTCAAAAGAATTTGCAAAAGCTTTAAAGGCTAAAACCCTACTATATCGGGCCGGATATCTAAATGATAAGCCGGAAATGGAAATTGCTCTTAAATTGGTAAATGAAGTGTTAGATCAGATGCCTTCAGGTTTAAACCTGGAATCCGATATGAATCAAATGTATCAGCAAGCTTGGGATTCTAGTGAAAACCTTTTTGTAAAGTACTTGGAAGATAACGGGTCAAGGTATAGTTCTGGCGGACATTCATATTCTTATGCACTGGTGTATGAAGGGGATAGGCTCCCTCTTGCTACAGGAGCTACCTTAACAGCTGGTCTGAATTATGGCCTCGATTGGTTTAAAAATGATCCCCGTTGGGATATCGCAACAGGCGAAGTAAGAGCTCCGGAGACCTGGGATGATACGTATAGGTGGACTTGGAAAAAATTAACTCGTTTGGGAAGATACGGAGGGCAGCAGGCAACCCCACCAGACGAAATGTATGCAACATATTATTTTAGAGCAGCTGAATTGTTCATAATCAAGTCGGAGTTGCTGGCCAGGCTGGGGAAATCATCTGTTGAAGCGATCGCTCCGATTAATCAGTTGCGTTCAATGAGGTCAGTCCCAACTTTGGAAGCCTTGAATCCAACTTCAGATTCAGAACTTATGGATATGATCTTTAAAGAATATTTTCTTGAACTATTTCTTGAAAATGGTAGTGAGTTTTTCGCCTCAGTACGATTCCATAATAATGGAAAACCATGGGTAGAAACTATTAAGGAAGGTAAATCCCTGAACGAGAACAGAATGTGTTGGCCAATTCCAAATGAGGAAATGATAAATAACACCTTAATGACGCAGAATCCTGATTTACAATAA